A DNA window from Ornithobacterium rhinotracheale DSM 15997 contains the following coding sequences:
- the hpf gene encoding ribosome hibernation-promoting factor, HPF/YfiA family — translation MKVNLQAVNFNAKDELVEFVEEKLGKLDQFYDQIVAADVFLKLDNNNSKENKIVEVRLQVPGDDIVVSKDGQTFEEVINLSVDTLKRLVIKKKEKMTKK, via the coding sequence ATGAAAGTAAATTTGCAAGCAGTAAACTTCAACGCAAAAGATGAATTAGTTGAATTTGTAGAAGAGAAATTAGGAAAATTAGATCAATTTTACGATCAAATTGTGGCAGCAGATGTCTTCCTAAAATTGGATAACAATAATAGCAAAGAAAACAAAATAGTAGAGGTGAGACTTCAAGTGCCAGGTGATGATATCGTAGTTTCTAAAGATGGGCAAACATTTGAAGAAGTAATTAACCTTTCTGTGGATACACTTAAAAGGCTAGTTATCAAGAAAAAAGAAAAAATGACGAAAAAATAA